The Epinephelus lanceolatus isolate andai-2023 chromosome 14, ASM4190304v1, whole genome shotgun sequence genome has a window encoding:
- the sf3b1 gene encoding splicing factor 3B subunit 1 isoform X2, with protein sequence MLEQNLSKEEREIRQQLAEKAKSGDLKAVNGSAATQAAAKRKRRWDQTADQTPSNATPKKMSSWDQADSATEVGHTPGHTPAHTPSNSRWDETPGRPKGSETPGATPSTRMWDPTPSHTPAGAATPGRDTPGHATPGHGGATGSVRKNRWDETPKTERETPGHGSGWAETPRTDRGDESVGETPTPGASKRKSRWDETPASQMGSSTPLLTPGKTPIGTPAMNMATPTPGHLMSMTPEQLQAWRWEREIDERNRPLTDEELDAMFPEGYKVLPPPAGYVPIRTPARKLSATPTPIGGMTGFHMQQEDRTTKQMNDQPSGNLPFLKPDDIQYFDKLLVEVDESTLSPEEQKERKIMKLLLKIKNGTPPMRKAALRQITDKAREFGAGPLFNQILPLLMSPTLEDQERHLLVKVIDRILYKLDDLVRPYVHKILVVIEPLLIDEDYYARVEGREIISNLAKAAGLATMISTMRPDIDNMDEYVRNTTARAFAVVASALGIPSLLPFLKAVCKSKKSWQARHTGIKIVQQIAILMGCAILPHLRSLVEIIEHGLVDEQQKVRTISALAIAALAEAATPYGIESFDSVLKPLWKGIRQHRGKGLAAFLKAIGYLIPLMDAEYANYYTREVMLILIREFQSPDEEMKKIVLKVVKQCCGTDGVEANYIKTEILPPFFKHFWQHRMALDRRNYRQLVDTTVELANKVGAAEIISRIVDDLKDEAEQYRKMVMETIEKIMGNLGAADIDHKLEEQLIDGILYAFQEQTTEDSVMLNGFGTVVNALGKRVKPYLPQICGTVLWRLNNKSAKVRQQAADLISRTAVVMKTCQEEKLMGHLGVVLYEYLGEEYPEVLGSILGALKAIVNVIGMHKMTPPIKDLLPRLTPILKNRHEKVQENCIDLVGRIADRGAEYVSAREWMRICFELLELLKAHKKAIRRATVNTFGYIAKAIGPHDVLATLLNNLKVQERQNRVCTTVAIAIVAETCSPFTVLPALMNEYRVPELNVQNGVLKSLSFLFEYIGEMGKDYIYAVTPLLEDALMDRDLVHRQTASAVVQHMSLGVYGFGCEDSLNHLLNYVWPNVFETSPHVIQAVMGALEGLRVAIGPCRMLQYCLQGLFHPARKVRDVYWKIYNSIYIGSQDALIAHYPQVYNDEKNMYVRYELDYVL encoded by the exons ATGTTGGAGCAGAACCTGTCCAAAGAGGAG AGAGAGATTCGTCAGCAGCTGGCAGAGAAGGCCAAATCGGGGGACCTGAAAGCTGTCAACGGGTCCGCCGCCACACAAGCTGCTGCAAAACGTAAGCGTCGCTGGGACCAGACAGCTGACCAGACTCCCTCTAATGCTACACCCAAAAAGATGTCCAGCTGGGACCAGGCGGACTCCGCTACTGAAGTGGGCCAC ACTCCAGGACACACCCCCGCACACACACCTTCAAACAGCCGGTGGGACGAAACCCCCGGCCGCCCCAAGGGCAGTGAGACCCCAGGGGCCACTCCCAGTACCCGCATGTGGGACCCCACTCCCAGTCACACACCCGCTGGCGCTGCCACCCCTGGCAGGGACACACCTGGCCATGCCACGCCTGGCCACGGCGGAGCCACAGGAAGCGTACGCAAGAACCGCTGGGACGAAACCCCAAAGACAGAAAGGGAGACCCCGGGACACGGGAGTGGCTGGGCTGAAACTCCACGCACAGACAGAGGCGACGAGTCGGTTGGCGAGACTCCAACGCCAGGGGCCAGTAAGAGGAAGTCTAGGTGGGATGAAACACCCGCCAGTCAGATGGGATCCTCAACACCACTACTGACCCCAGGAAAGACGCCCATAGGAACGCCAGCTATGAACATGGCTACCCCAACACCAG GTCACCTGATGAGCATGACCCCAGAGCAGCTGCAGGCGTGGAGGTGGGAGAGGGAGATTGACGAGAGGAACCGGCCTCTCACAGATGAGGAGCTTGATGCCATGTTCCCAGAGGGATACAAG GTTTTGCCTCCACCAGCAGGCTATGTGCCGATCCGCACTCCAGCCCGTAAACTGTCCGCTACACCAACCCCCATCGGAGGCATGACAGGCTTCCACATGCAGCAGGAGGACCGCACCACCAAACAGATGAACGACCAGCCCTCAGGAAACCTCCCCTTCCTCAAACCTGATGACATCCAATATTTTGACAAACTGCTG gtGGAGGTGGATGAGTCCACGCTGAGCCCCGAGgagcagaaagagaggaagatcatgaagctgctgctgaagaTTAAAAATGGAACACCGCCCATGAGGAAG GCTGCTCTGCGTCAGATCACAGACAAAGCTCGTGAATTCGGAGCAGGACCCCTGTTCAACCAGATCCTGCCATTACTCATGTCGCCCACCCTGGAGGACCAggagcgccacctgctggttaaAGTCATCGACCGTATTCTCTACAAACTGGACGACCTGGTTCGACCATATGTCCACAAG ATCCTGGTGGTGATTGAGCCTCTGCTGATTGATGAGGACTACTACGCCAGAGTAGAAGGCAGAGAAATCATCTCTAACTTGGCAAAG GCTGCCGGTTTGGCTACCATGATCTCCACAATGAGACCTGATATCGACAACATGGACGAGTATGTCAGAAACACGACAGCCCGAGCCTTCGCCGTGGTGGCCTCTGCCCTCGGTATTCCCTCTCTGCTGCCGTTTCTCAAAGCTGTGTGTAAAAGCAAGAAGTCCTGGCAGGCCCGACACACAGGCATCAAGATCGTGCAGCAGATCGCCATCCTCATGGGCTGTGCCATTCTGCCCCACCTTCGCAGCTTGGTGGAGATCATCGAACACG GTCTGGTGGACGAGCAGCAGAAGGTGAGGACCATCAGTGCCCTGGCTATCGCTGCCCTGGCTGAAGCTGCTACACCCTACGGTATCGAGTCCTTTGACTCCGTCCTTAAGCCCCTCTGGAAGGGTATCAGACAGCACAGAGGAAAG GGTCTGGCTGCTTTCCTCAAAGCTATCGGTTACCTGATCCCACTGATGGACGCCGAGTATGCAAACTACTACACCAGGGAGGTGATGCTGATCCTCATCAGAGAGTTCCAGTCCCCTGATGAGGAGATGAAGAAGATTGTGCTCAAG GTGGTGAAGCAGTGTTGTGGCACTGATGGTGTGGAAGCTAACTACATCAAGACAGAGATCCTGCCGCCCTTCTTCAAGCACTTTTGGCAGCACAGGATGGCTCTGGACAGACGCAACTACAGACAg TTGGTGGACACCACAGTGGAGCTGGCCAACAAAGTGGGAGCAGCAGAGATCATCTCTCGCATCGTTGATGACCTGAAAGACGAGGCGGAGCAGTACAGAAAGATGGTGATGGAGACCATTGAGAAAATCATGGGCAACCTGGGTGCAGCTGACATCGACCACAAGCTGGAGGAGCAGCTGATCGACGGCATCCTGTACGCCTTCCAGGAACAGACCACAGAG GACTCTGTGATGCTTAATGGTTTCGGCACAGTGGTGAACGCCCTCGGGAAGCGTGTGAAACCCTACCTGCCTCAGATCTGCGGTACGGTGCTGTGGCGTCTCAACAACAAGTCAGCCAAAGTCCGTCAGCAGGCTGCCGACCTGATCTCCCGTACCGCTGTGGTCATGAAGACGTGCCAGGAG GAAAAGCTGATGGGTCACTTGGGTGTGGTGCTGTACGAGTACCTGGGAGAGGAGTACCCCGAGGTGTTGGGAAGCATCCTGGGAGCGCTGAAGGCCATCGTTAATGTCATCG GCATGCACAAGATGACTCCACCAATCAAAGATCTGCTTCCTCGTCTGACTCCCATCCTGAAGAACAGACATGAGAAGGTGCAGGAGAACTGTATCGACCTGGTGGGCAGGATCGCTGACAG GGGTGCTGAATACGTGTCGGCCAGGGAGTGGATGAGGATTTGTTTTGAGCTGCTGGAGCTGCTAAAGGCTCACAAAAAAGCCATCCGCAGAGCAACTGTCAACACGTTTGGTTATATCGCCAAAGCCATCGG CCCCCATGACGTCTTGGCCACACTACTCAATAACCTGAAGGTCCAGGAGCGTCAGAACAGAGTCTGTACGACCGTAGCCATCGCCATCGTCGCTGAAACCTGTTCACCTTTCACGGTGCTGCCGGCACTCATGAACGAATACCGCGTGCCTGAGCTCAACGTGCAGAACGGCGTGCTGAAGTCCCTCTCCTTCCTGTTTGAGTACATCGGAGAGATGGGCAAAGACTACATCTACGCTGTCACACCGCTGCTGGAGGACGCGCTCATGGACAG AGACCTGGTCCACAGACAGACGGCCAGCGCGGTGGTCCAGCACATGTCTCTGGGCGTCTACGGTTTCGGCTGTGAGGACTCTCTCAACCACTTACTCAACTACGTGTGGCCAAACGTTTTT